From the Halorhabdus utahensis DSM 12940 genome, one window contains:
- a CDS encoding DUF5799 family protein yields MTDGSWTERIAAERMQTDQEFADRVADSPLSSQQWGLVMTAVEFDIDGPEDPETADLVVDARKLSSVMDEIRRIGDRQPGSAATSDSDGGILDSVKGAFGVGEPSDQLRETAEALAEEYARALQSRLEERDRWADVCDRAQS; encoded by the coding sequence ATGACTGACGGATCGTGGACCGAACGGATCGCCGCCGAGCGCATGCAGACCGACCAGGAGTTCGCCGATCGGGTCGCGGACTCGCCGCTGTCCAGCCAGCAGTGGGGCCTGGTCATGACTGCCGTCGAGTTCGACATCGACGGCCCCGAGGATCCCGAGACTGCCGATCTAGTCGTCGACGCTCGGAAGCTATCGAGTGTTATGGACGAGATCCGCCGCATCGGCGATCGCCAGCCGGGGTCCGCCGCAACGTCCGACAGTGACGGCGGGATCCTCGACAGCGTCAAGGGGGCCTTTGGCGTCGGTGAACCCAGCGACCAGCTTCGCGAAACGGCCGAAGCACTCGCCGAGGAGTACGCCCGTGCACTCCAGTCCCGCCTCGAAGAACGCGATCGCTGGGCGGACGTCTGTGACCGTGCCCAGTCCTGA
- a CDS encoding EMC6-like membrane protein, with protein sequence MAIETSHRLTGHAKSVTVTALSTIAGVIAGVSSHELFTVGQSQSALGLVIAAAIAQFPILYILGVDIGDFSTKDYLYVGFMTFSLWFVTWSILLTTA encoded by the coding sequence ATGGCTATCGAAACGTCACATCGGCTGACCGGCCACGCCAAGAGCGTCACGGTCACCGCCCTCTCCACGATCGCGGGGGTGATCGCCGGCGTCTCCTCTCACGAACTCTTTACGGTTGGGCAGTCACAGTCGGCGCTCGGTCTCGTCATCGCCGCGGCTATCGCCCAGTTCCCGATACTGTATATCCTCGGTGTCGATATTGGGGATTTCTCCACGAAAGACTACCTCTACGTCGGCTTTATGACGTTTTCACTCTGGTTTGTCACCTGGAGCATCCTGCTGACCACGGCATAA
- a CDS encoding PHP domain-containing protein, whose product MYDYHVHTTYSDGSFLPRMIDAAERAGLDGVGFADHCNVFDAEADQAYREASGFNLDLTYERRRRAIDRARERTDLRLFDAVEMDYHAAREEAIESFLEDADFEYAIGSVHAIDGVNVHNQSYFAGLSETEREAAVEMYVDHLISLVDSELFEIAAHVDLVERNEALRGLLTEDHYGRIADAFTDSRTVPEINAGRVLDAYGEFHPSESFAELLVDAGVSFTIGSDAHAPGSLIDCSEELRAVREEWHLPIVELDLV is encoded by the coding sequence ATGTACGATTACCACGTCCACACCACGTACTCCGATGGCTCCTTTCTTCCCCGGATGATCGACGCTGCCGAGCGGGCCGGCCTCGACGGTGTCGGCTTCGCGGATCACTGCAACGTCTTCGACGCCGAGGCCGATCAGGCCTACCGCGAGGCGTCCGGCTTCAACCTGGATCTGACCTACGAGCGCCGACGCCGGGCGATCGACCGGGCGCGCGAGCGGACGGACCTCCGGCTGTTCGACGCCGTCGAGATGGATTATCACGCGGCACGCGAGGAGGCGATCGAATCGTTCCTCGAGGACGCCGACTTCGAATATGCCATCGGTAGCGTCCACGCGATCGATGGAGTCAACGTCCACAACCAGTCATACTTCGCCGGCCTCTCCGAAACAGAGCGTGAAGCTGCCGTCGAGATGTACGTCGATCACCTGATTTCGCTGGTCGACTCGGAACTGTTCGAGATTGCCGCTCACGTCGATCTCGTCGAGCGAAACGAGGCCCTCCGTGGGCTGCTGACCGAGGATCACTACGGACGAATCGCCGATGCGTTCACTGATTCCCGGACTGTACCCGAGATCAACGCCGGCCGCGTGCTCGACGCCTACGGCGAGTTCCATCCGAGCGAGTCCTTCGCGGAACTGTTGGTCGACGCGGGCGTTTCCTTCACCATCGGGTCGGACGCCCACGCGCCCGGATCGCTGATCGACTGCAGCGAGGAACTTCGCGCGGTCCGTGAGGAGTGGCACCTGCCGATCGTCGAGTTGGATCTTGTCTGA
- a CDS encoding alpha/beta hydrolase: protein MSGPHHDQPLVTAGAPIEDADAAAVLVHGRGATAQSILRMAEGFPRERVAYLAPQAARNTWYPNPFTAIVESNEPGRSSGLKAISDAVGEAVDAGIPTDRTLILGFSQGACLASEYVARNPQRYGGLAVLSGGLIGESVDVEDYDGDLAGTPVFLGCSDVDPHIAAERVRETSAVFEHLNADVTERLYEGMGHGVNDDEREFVHTMISELVTSGST from the coding sequence GTGTCCGGACCACACCACGATCAACCACTCGTTACCGCTGGTGCACCGATTGAAGACGCCGATGCCGCCGCTGTCCTCGTCCACGGTCGCGGCGCAACCGCCCAGAGCATTCTCCGGATGGCTGAGGGATTCCCCAGGGAGCGCGTGGCGTATCTCGCGCCACAGGCCGCCCGGAACACGTGGTACCCCAACCCGTTCACCGCGATCGTCGAGTCGAACGAGCCCGGCCGATCGTCGGGTCTCAAGGCGATCTCCGACGCCGTGGGTGAGGCTGTCGACGCCGGAATCCCGACTGACCGAACACTGATTCTTGGCTTCTCGCAGGGTGCGTGTCTCGCCAGTGAGTACGTCGCCCGTAACCCACAGCGCTACGGTGGGTTGGCCGTGCTGAGCGGTGGTCTCATCGGCGAGTCAGTCGACGTCGAGGACTACGATGGCGACCTTGCGGGCACCCCTGTCTTCCTGGGATGTAGCGATGTCGACCCACACATCGCTGCCGAACGCGTCCGGGAGACCTCCGCGGTATTCGAGCACTTGAACGCCGACGTGACCGAACGACTGTACGAGGGAATGGGCCACGGGGTCAACGACGACGAACGCGAGTTCGTCCACACGATGATCAGCGAACTCGTCACCAGTGGGTCGACGTAA
- a CDS encoding NAD(P)-dependent oxidoreductase, which translates to MQPVGFIGLGAMGAPMAENVSEAGYPLVVYNRTRSRTEPFAERGATVADSPADVANRADTVVVMVTDDEALEAVLDGENGLLAGLTSETTVIQMSTVTPAATEAAAEAVRDAGGQYVDAPVSGTVGPAEEGTLTVLAAGPERLLEDVEGILAAIGEPIVDCGAVGDGARMKLFVNLLLGDMMGAFAEALAFGTSQGLDYDDMLAVVEAGAVDSPLYSIKGENIAAGDFEPRFPVDLQFKDLRYAVEEANDAGVPLPQTAAARETFSATSGMGHGEADMAAVVKFFEQVAGLSVGERES; encoded by the coding sequence ATGCAACCAGTCGGATTCATCGGACTCGGTGCGATGGGCGCACCGATGGCCGAAAACGTCAGTGAGGCGGGCTACCCGCTCGTCGTCTACAACCGGACGCGATCCCGTACGGAACCGTTCGCCGAACGGGGAGCGACCGTCGCCGACTCCCCCGCAGACGTCGCGAATCGGGCGGACACCGTCGTCGTGATGGTCACCGACGACGAGGCGCTCGAGGCGGTCCTCGACGGCGAAAACGGTCTCCTCGCTGGGCTCACGTCGGAGACGACCGTCATCCAGATGAGTACGGTCACGCCAGCCGCCACCGAGGCTGCGGCCGAGGCAGTCCGGGATGCAGGCGGACAGTACGTCGATGCGCCGGTCTCTGGCACGGTCGGCCCTGCCGAAGAGGGGACGCTCACCGTCCTCGCTGCGGGTCCCGAACGGTTGCTCGAAGACGTCGAGGGGATCCTCGCCGCGATCGGGGAGCCGATCGTCGACTGCGGGGCGGTCGGCGACGGCGCGCGCATGAAACTGTTCGTCAACCTCCTGCTCGGGGACATGATGGGCGCGTTCGCCGAAGCGCTCGCCTTCGGCACGTCCCAGGGACTCGACTACGACGACATGCTTGCCGTCGTCGAGGCCGGCGCGGTGGACTCACCGCTGTACTCGATCAAGGGCGAGAACATCGCCGCCGGCGACTTCGAGCCGCGATTCCCCGTCGATCTACAGTTCAAGGACCTCCGGTACGCTGTCGAGGAAGCCAACGACGCCGGTGTCCCGTTGCCACAGACGGCCGCCGCACGCGAGACGTTCAGCGCCACCAGCGGCATGGGCCACGGCGAAGCGGACATGGCTGCTGTCGTGAAGTTCTTCGAGCAGGTGGCCGGGCTGTCGGTCGGCGAGCGCGAGTCCTGA
- a CDS encoding RsmB/NOP family class I SAM-dependent RNA methyltransferase has translation MDVLQRYESLFEDWSGFRAACRRPLPSVVRVNTLKTTVERAKTALETEGITYETVDWHDGLLRLPDDNPGSNWPYVQGWLHGQEEVSALPPVVLDPDPGDRVWDATAAPGSKTTQLAALMDDEGAIVATDNNLGRLSALRSNAERLGVTNLAVTNEDARNHSLKPFDGRQYDHALVDAPCSCEGTIRKNPDALAQWSLDHVSGIAGAQKGILRRAVEVTKPGGTVVYSTCTFAPEENEAVLDHALEETDARLVSSDLPLDSRPGVTEWDGETFDPSVRKAHRVYPHLNDTGGFFVAKLEVPA, from the coding sequence ATGGACGTGTTGCAGCGCTACGAGTCGCTTTTCGAGGACTGGTCCGGATTCCGTGCTGCCTGTCGCCGCCCGCTCCCGTCGGTCGTCCGCGTCAACACGCTCAAGACGACCGTCGAGCGGGCGAAGACAGCCCTGGAGACGGAGGGGATCACCTACGAGACGGTCGACTGGCACGACGGTTTGTTGCGGTTGCCGGACGACAATCCTGGATCGAACTGGCCGTACGTGCAGGGGTGGCTCCACGGTCAGGAGGAAGTCTCGGCACTGCCGCCGGTCGTGCTCGATCCCGACCCGGGTGATCGCGTCTGGGACGCCACGGCCGCACCGGGCAGCAAGACGACCCAACTCGCTGCGCTGATGGACGACGAGGGGGCAATCGTGGCGACGGACAACAACCTCGGTCGGCTGTCGGCGTTGCGGTCGAACGCCGAACGCCTCGGCGTCACAAATCTTGCAGTTACGAACGAGGACGCGCGCAACCACTCGCTGAAGCCGTTCGACGGCAGGCAATACGATCACGCACTCGTCGACGCGCCCTGCTCGTGTGAGGGGACGATCCGGAAGAACCCGGATGCACTGGCGCAGTGGTCGCTCGATCACGTTTCCGGCATCGCCGGTGCCCAGAAGGGGATCCTCCGGCGCGCCGTCGAGGTCACCAAGCCCGGCGGGACCGTTGTCTACTCGACGTGCACGTTCGCTCCCGAGGAGAACGAGGCCGTCCTCGACCACGCCCTCGAAGAGACCGATGCCCGGCTCGTCTCGAGCGACCTCCCGCTCGACAGTCGACCCGGCGTGACCGAGTGGGACGGCGAGACCTTCGATCCGAGCGTCCGGAAGGCCCACCGGGTCTATCCCCACCTCAATGACACGGGCGGGTTCTTCGTCGCGAAACTGGAGGTGCCAGCATGA
- a CDS encoding L-lactate permease, which yields MASVVLLALAASLPIAVAFVLLAGLRWSAARSMTVGWVIAAALGLGVWGMEGTWFAAAALKGVLEAVDIILIVFGAILLMNYLEVGGAISTIRWFFRRVENDRRVQLLLIGLGFETIIEGVAGFGTPGALAAPLFIGLGFPPLAAAVFGLFFNAPNPQFGAAGTPINAGVETLSSTLSGTIGVAEFKSIVSAWTGVMTGLTFVFWGLLGVFLLIYWFGDDEERTVRGAARSSAPMVPFALVLGVITGLVQWAVAWFIGYSLPDIAAGFVVIGLGIVMAQYDVLVPEKTWTFPDRGRWSDTWLGGLSLDSISDDEPTKEMPVWLAWTPYLLVAGFLLVTRWPGLGIEGQLQAVTFEIGNLLGTELGWDIEYLYLPGTMPFMPIAIGTGLLYRLDVEGTVEAWRESVRQVAPAALTLVVVVSLTQVMQESATNPENIAGMMQVLSEVLASAAGGALPMVVPWIGALGTFVTGSNTVSDILFNSLQYNAAENVGLSRGMIVAIQNVGGGVGNMISVQNIAAICGVVGIAGREGDILRKVAVPTVIFALFVGTVGTLLVYVVAPGVF from the coding sequence ATGGCGAGTGTAGTGCTCCTGGCGCTCGCCGCGAGCCTACCGATCGCGGTCGCGTTCGTACTGTTGGCCGGGTTGCGATGGTCGGCAGCACGGTCGATGACTGTCGGGTGGGTGATCGCGGCGGCGCTCGGGCTGGGCGTCTGGGGAATGGAAGGCACGTGGTTCGCGGCCGCGGCGCTGAAAGGCGTCCTCGAAGCGGTCGACATCATCCTGATCGTCTTCGGCGCAATCTTGCTGATGAACTATCTGGAGGTCGGCGGGGCGATCAGCACGATCCGATGGTTCTTCCGGCGCGTCGAGAACGACCGCCGGGTTCAGTTGCTGTTGATCGGCCTGGGCTTCGAGACCATCATCGAAGGCGTCGCCGGCTTTGGCACGCCAGGGGCACTGGCCGCGCCGCTGTTCATCGGCCTGGGGTTCCCGCCGCTCGCAGCGGCTGTCTTCGGCCTGTTTTTCAACGCGCCGAATCCACAGTTCGGTGCCGCGGGGACGCCGATCAACGCCGGCGTCGAGACGCTATCGTCGACGCTCTCGGGAACCATCGGGGTCGCGGAGTTCAAGTCGATCGTCTCGGCCTGGACCGGCGTCATGACGGGGCTGACGTTCGTCTTCTGGGGGTTACTCGGCGTCTTCCTGCTGATCTACTGGTTCGGGGACGACGAGGAGCGGACCGTGCGCGGGGCAGCGCGCTCGAGTGCCCCCATGGTTCCGTTCGCGCTGGTTCTCGGCGTCATCACCGGGCTGGTCCAGTGGGCCGTCGCCTGGTTCATCGGCTACTCGCTGCCCGACATTGCCGCCGGGTTCGTGGTCATCGGTCTGGGCATCGTCATGGCACAGTACGACGTTCTTGTGCCCGAGAAGACCTGGACGTTCCCCGATCGCGGTCGGTGGTCGGACACCTGGCTCGGCGGGCTGAGCCTCGATTCGATCAGCGACGACGAGCCGACCAAGGAAATGCCGGTCTGGCTGGCCTGGACGCCGTATCTCCTGGTCGCCGGGTTCCTCCTGGTGACTCGGTGGCCCGGCCTCGGGATCGAAGGCCAGTTGCAGGCGGTGACCTTCGAGATCGGCAACCTTCTGGGGACCGAACTCGGTTGGGACATCGAGTACCTGTACTTGCCGGGCACGATGCCGTTCATGCCGATCGCGATCGGCACGGGTCTGCTCTACAGACTCGACGTCGAGGGCACCGTCGAAGCCTGGCGGGAGTCCGTCCGACAGGTCGCACCGGCGGCACTCACGCTCGTTGTCGTCGTCTCGCTGACACAGGTGATGCAGGAGTCGGCGACCAACCCCGAGAACATCGCCGGCATGATGCAGGTGCTCTCGGAAGTGCTTGCGAGCGCGGCCGGCGGGGCACTCCCGATGGTCGTGCCCTGGATCGGCGCGCTGGGGACCTTTGTCACCGGCTCGAACACCGTCTCCGACATTCTGTTCAACTCCCTGCAGTACAACGCGGCCGAAAACGTCGGCCTCTCACGGGGCATGATCGTCGCGATTCAGAACGTCGGCGGCGGAGTCGGCAACATGATCTCGGTCCAGAACATCGCCGCGATCTGTGGCGTCGTCGGCATCGCCGGCCGTGAAGGGGATATTCTCCGGAAAGTCGCCGTCCCGACAGTCATCTTCGCGCTGTTCGTCGGCACGGTCGGCACGCTGCTGGTCTACGTCGTCGCACCCGGCGTGTTCTGA
- a CDS encoding DUF7122 family protein, with protein MTDGSASSDAELGENDGDRFDRLPATEDEREVQGRPTRQDVLDYWDDRFGVPPETFEEHTFWERGSGKIWVFYGDLPSPVHIEALGMTFLRTRQEHWKPTLEAVQRFGHHAETCVIHLSREQARTFLAGDDQAIEWDGDWGYLIVAHNLAGEVEPLGVGLYIHGELRSQVPKGRRREL; from the coding sequence ATGACCGACGGGAGCGCATCGAGCGACGCCGAACTCGGTGAGAACGACGGCGATCGATTCGACCGGTTGCCGGCGACAGAGGACGAGCGCGAGGTCCAGGGTCGACCGACCCGCCAGGATGTGCTCGACTACTGGGACGATCGCTTCGGCGTCCCGCCGGAGACGTTCGAGGAGCACACGTTCTGGGAGCGCGGCTCGGGCAAGATCTGGGTCTTCTACGGCGATCTTCCGTCGCCGGTCCACATCGAAGCGCTCGGCATGACCTTCCTTCGGACGCGCCAGGAACACTGGAAGCCGACGCTCGAAGCCGTCCAGCGCTTTGGACACCACGCCGAGACCTGCGTAATTCATCTCTCACGCGAGCAGGCCCGGACGTTCCTCGCGGGCGATGATCAAGCGATCGAGTGGGACGGCGACTGGGGGTACCTGATCGTGGCCCACAACCTCGCCGGCGAGGTCGAACCACTGGGCGTCGGGCTGTATATTCACGGCGAACTTCGGTCACAGGTGCCGAAAGGGCGACGACGGGAGTTGTAG
- a CDS encoding ribosome biogenesis/translation initiation ATPase RLI gives MADDSIAVVDLDRCQPDRCNYECSNFCPPNRTGKECIVTREDHYDEGEPHEGAPEQVWISEEICLGETCGICVEKCPFDAIQIINLPQELTDDPVHRYGDNAFALYGLPAPGEGRVTGILGPNGIGKTTAVHILADELTPNLGDSATSGDWDAVLEEYRGTALQDYLESLLDGDVTVARKPQYVDEIPDQFDGTTRALLEGTDERGVLDELIERVGIEPVVDQDIDTLSGGELQRVALVAALARDADFYFLDEVSPYLDIGQRMTAARLIQEMAEEEDRSMLVVEHDLAILDLLADVIHVGYGEPGAFGVITDPKSVKNGINEYLSGYLENENMRIRQDAIEFEEHAPRSVSTGDVVIEYPGLEKSYGEGEFSLSVEAGQIRESEVLGVVGPNGIGKSTFAKLLADRLEPDAGELDASVDISYKPQYVEVDQPMRVDAFLGSIAEDFGTSYWNTEIAQPLQLDRIMEQQLTDLSGGERQRVAIAACLSRDADLYLLDEPSAHLDVEQRVLATSAIRRYAENHDATAMVIDHDIYMIDLLADRLLVFDGEPAVAGHASTPQSMRSGMNDFLGNLDITFRRDERTGRPRINKPESRLDREQKQAGEYYYAPE, from the coding sequence ATGGCAGATGATTCTATCGCGGTCGTCGATCTCGATCGATGTCAGCCCGATCGGTGTAATTACGAGTGTTCGAACTTCTGTCCGCCAAACCGGACGGGCAAGGAGTGTATCGTCACGCGAGAGGACCACTACGATGAGGGAGAACCCCACGAGGGCGCTCCGGAGCAGGTCTGGATCAGCGAGGAGATCTGTCTCGGCGAAACCTGTGGGATCTGTGTCGAAAAGTGCCCCTTCGACGCCATTCAGATCATCAATCTTCCTCAGGAACTCACCGACGATCCGGTCCATCGCTACGGGGACAACGCCTTCGCGCTGTACGGCTTGCCGGCCCCCGGTGAAGGCCGCGTGACCGGCATTCTCGGGCCGAACGGGATCGGGAAGACGACGGCCGTCCACATTCTCGCGGACGAACTCACGCCGAACCTCGGGGACAGCGCCACGAGCGGCGACTGGGACGCTGTGCTGGAGGAGTATCGCGGTACCGCACTCCAGGACTACCTCGAATCACTGCTTGACGGTGACGTGACGGTCGCGCGCAAGCCCCAGTACGTCGACGAGATCCCCGACCAGTTCGACGGCACGACGCGCGCCCTCCTCGAAGGCACCGACGAGCGCGGCGTCCTCGACGAGTTGATCGAGCGCGTCGGCATCGAACCGGTCGTCGACCAGGACATCGACACGCTCTCCGGGGGCGAACTCCAGCGGGTGGCACTCGTCGCCGCCCTCGCGCGTGATGCGGACTTTTACTTCCTCGACGAGGTCTCGCCGTATCTGGACATCGGCCAGCGGATGACCGCGGCGCGACTCATCCAGGAGATGGCCGAAGAGGAGGACCGGTCGATGCTCGTCGTCGAACACGACCTCGCGATACTGGACCTCCTCGCGGACGTGATCCACGTCGGGTACGGTGAACCCGGCGCGTTCGGCGTCATCACGGATCCCAAGTCGGTCAAGAACGGAATCAACGAGTACCTCTCGGGGTATCTCGAAAACGAGAACATGCGGATCCGCCAGGACGCCATCGAGTTCGAGGAACACGCCCCCCGATCAGTTTCGACGGGCGACGTCGTGATCGAGTATCCCGGTCTGGAGAAAAGCTACGGCGAAGGCGAGTTCTCGCTTTCCGTCGAGGCAGGGCAGATCCGGGAGAGCGAGGTCCTCGGCGTGGTCGGGCCCAACGGGATCGGGAAGTCGACGTTCGCGAAGCTGCTGGCCGACCGACTCGAACCGGACGCCGGCGAACTCGACGCCAGCGTCGACATCTCGTACAAACCTCAGTACGTCGAGGTCGACCAGCCGATGCGCGTCGACGCCTTCCTCGGGTCGATCGCCGAGGACTTCGGGACCTCCTACTGGAACACCGAGATCGCCCAGCCCCTCCAGCTCGACCGGATCATGGAACAGCAACTCACGGACCTCTCGGGGGGCGAACGCCAGCGTGTTGCCATCGCGGCGTGTCTCTCCCGTGACGCCGACCTCTATCTCCTGGACGAGCCCAGCGCCCACCTCGACGTCGAACAGCGGGTGCTCGCGACGAGTGCGATCCGGCGCTACGCCGAGAACCACGACGCGACGGCGATGGTCATCGACCACGATATCTACATGATCGACCTGCTGGCTGACCGCCTGCTCGTCTTCGACGGCGAACCCGCCGTCGCCGGCCACGCCAGCACCCCCCAGTCGATGCGCTCGGGGATGAACGACTTCCTGGGCAACCTCGACATCACGTTCCGGCGTGACGAACGCACGGGCCGCCCCCGGATCAACAAGCCCGAGAGTCGTCTGGACCGGGAGCAAAAGCAGGCCGGCGAGTACTACTACGCGCCAGAGTGA
- a CDS encoding DUF7557 family protein, whose protein sequence is MDTLQVGDESNDEIVTERINSYETQELTLFRGGDEL, encoded by the coding sequence CTGGACACTCTCCAAGTCGGCGACGAATCAAACGACGAGATCGTGACTGAACGGATCAACAGCTACGAAACCCAGGAGCTGACCCTGTTCCGCGGTGGTGACGAACTCTGA
- a CDS encoding DUF790 family protein gives MLTKDLLAVSRAGGGYHPEFVDEGHRDLAARVIGVFQGHVGERRETLTDALTEVERESDDFKLVRGFAKLLERDATFETRAPLPPERARRAAFEAAESIGVVTEGERARALQQAADRLGSDRAAIESSLYADLDARQILTEFDRQWTPAALLEQYNLSLAQTALFDATAIRISSADPKALVRAVKRLGLLYEVRKTDDGARELHVTGPDALFKSTRRYGTQFARLLRSVAKTDDWRLEATIDDDGRERTMTLTDADVSVPDVDPIVEPTYDSDVEADFATRFASLDLPWDLRREPEPLEAGASVAIPDFAFEYRHGDFRVFFEIMGFWTPAYVEKKLAQFDTIDDVELLVAYDESLGVGEAIEARDHRAIPYTGSVRVKDVRDALRRYETDLVAANVAELPAELEPEADVITLAELAETHGVSEDAVETTSFPEHELVGRTLVRPSILADLAQRIEPEMTLSEAEAVLDEYGIDDASAVLSRLGYRVEWEGLGGGVIRSQKSA, from the coding sequence GTGCTGACGAAGGACCTGCTAGCCGTCTCCCGCGCTGGCGGCGGGTACCACCCAGAGTTCGTCGACGAGGGCCACCGGGACCTCGCGGCGCGAGTGATCGGCGTCTTTCAGGGCCACGTCGGCGAGCGCCGCGAGACACTCACCGATGCCCTGACGGAAGTCGAACGCGAGTCCGACGATTTCAAACTCGTCCGCGGGTTCGCCAAGCTCCTCGAACGCGACGCCACCTTCGAGACACGAGCACCCCTTCCGCCGGAGCGAGCGCGCCGTGCAGCCTTCGAGGCCGCCGAGTCGATCGGGGTGGTCACCGAAGGCGAACGAGCCCGTGCGCTCCAGCAGGCCGCCGACCGCCTCGGCAGCGACCGGGCCGCCATCGAATCGTCGCTGTACGCCGATCTCGACGCCCGACAGATACTCACAGAGTTCGACCGACAGTGGACACCGGCGGCGTTGCTCGAACAGTACAATCTCTCGCTGGCTCAGACGGCGCTGTTCGACGCAACCGCCATCCGGATCAGCTCCGCCGATCCGAAAGCACTCGTGCGTGCTGTCAAACGTCTCGGGCTGCTTTACGAGGTCCGAAAGACCGACGACGGAGCGCGGGAACTCCACGTGACTGGGCCCGATGCACTGTTCAAGTCGACCCGTCGGTACGGCACCCAGTTCGCCCGACTCCTGCGGAGCGTGGCGAAAACCGACGACTGGCGACTCGAAGCCACCATCGATGACGACGGGCGCGAGCGGACGATGACCCTCACCGACGCCGACGTCTCGGTGCCCGACGTCGACCCGATCGTCGAGCCCACCTACGACAGCGACGTCGAGGCCGACTTCGCCACCCGTTTCGCGTCGCTGGATCTCCCCTGGGACCTTCGTCGCGAACCCGAACCGCTCGAAGCCGGCGCGAGCGTCGCGATCCCCGACTTCGCCTTCGAATACCGCCACGGTGACTTCCGCGTGTTCTTCGAGATCATGGGCTTTTGGACGCCGGCGTACGTCGAGAAGAAACTCGCCCAGTTCGATACGATCGATGACGTCGAACTGCTGGTCGCCTACGACGAGAGCCTTGGCGTCGGCGAGGCGATCGAAGCCCGGGACCATCGGGCGATCCCCTACACCGGCTCGGTCCGAGTGAAGGACGTCCGGGACGCGCTCCGGCGCTACGAGACCGATCTCGTCGCCGCGAACGTGGCCGAGTTGCCCGCCGAACTCGAACCTGAAGCCGACGTCATCACGCTCGCCGAACTGGCCGAGACCCACGGCGTGAGCGAAGATGCCGTCGAGACGACGAGTTTTCCCGAACACGAGTTGGTCGGTCGGACGCTGGTTCGGCCGTCGATTCTTGCTGATCTGGCTCAGCGGATCGAACCCGAGATGACCCTTTCCGAGGCCGAAGCAGTCCTCGACGAGTACGGAATCGACGATGCCAGCGCCGTGCTTTCGCGGTTGGGCTATCGCGTCGAGTGGGAGGGGCTGGGTGGCGGCGTGATCCGCAGTCAGAAATCAGCCTGA
- a CDS encoding MarR family transcriptional regulator: MAEPDEEDITDLPPSAKLVFKVLEYKGPLTQKGIVEESMLSARTVRYALERLEEVDVVSEDVYFADARQNLYELTTGDDATEKQDQAVSD, from the coding sequence ATGGCTGAACCTGACGAGGAAGACATCACAGATCTCCCGCCGAGTGCCAAACTCGTCTTCAAGGTCCTCGAATACAAGGGCCCGCTGACACAGAAGGGAATCGTCGAAGAATCGATGCTCTCGGCCCGCACAGTCAGATACGCGCTCGAACGGCTCGAAGAAGTCGATGTCGTCTCCGAGGACGTCTACTTCGCTGACGCCCGGCAGAACCTCTACGAGCTGACCACCGGCGACGACGCCACCGAGAAACAGGATCAGGCCGTCTCCGACTGA